AAAAATTTCAACTGTCTAACCTCGACATGCAACTTCACTTCCTGGTGAAATTGGAAGACCTTATCTCAGATTCTCAATGCTTCGAGTATTAATGATCTTTACTCCTTTCCTtttctcctcccccccccccccccctttttaaaaaaataaaggggAAAAAACCCATGCATAAGCAATTGCACGTATGGAAACTCGTGCATTTGTGTTTATGTCAGGATGTTTCCTTCATCTTACAGTGCTAATCATTCAATAGCCTGCTGGTTAAGATTTAAGAGATCCAAAAATTTTATTGCTACTTCATACCTGAGCTCttccccccccctctctctctctctctctctcacgcaaAAACATGCAAGCAAGTGCTCACAGATACATGTGTGCATTTGTTTGTATCTCTCAACTGTTTTAGCTTCTTATTTACATGCATTTGAAAATTGCATGACTTGTGTCTTATTGCCTTCTTTGCTTCGTCATATCTTCTTTACTTTCTAATCATGACCTTGTAATATTTTTAGGAACTTACTGTGCCATGCGTATCACTTGTTTTGGTCAGATTTACCAACCTAAGGAAGTGGAAGTGGTTAAAAAAGTAGTTACTGAAAAGGAAGAAGATAAGATGAAACAATATGAAACAGCTGCAAGACGTCTGGATGATGCTCGGCTGGTTCGTATACTCACTCTCTTAATCACTGTCATGGAATGTTAAATAATGTttgtttttaatctttttctattccaaattgagaaaaatgattTTGTTTGCCATTACAATGCTTGGCTCTCTGTCCAAAATCAGAGAGTAGAGCATGACATGGAAAAAAAACTTATGTTGTGTTTGGTTCATAGAATGTCTATTACTAGGAATAGAACAGACATAATAGAAATATTTGATACCTTACAAAAGAAATCGGGTTGTTATCATAAAGCAAGTGGcaatacaaaaatttattatattCCATAACATGAAATAGATAAGGAATGACCATTCCCAAATTTCATGAATGCCAATTCCTATCTTATATTATGTTTGGTAGAATAACACAAGTTTTTTCATAATTGACTTTTTTCTCAATTACCGTGTTAACAATTTTTATCTTGCTCTCATTTTATTCCATTGAATTCTTAAGAATAGACATTCCATGTATTAAATGCAACCTTGTTCTCATCTTATTCCATTGAATTCTTAAGTATAGACATTCCATGAATTAAATGTAACCTTAACAGCATGTTTggtatgaatgaaatgaaaaccaaaggaatggaatcaaatttatcacttggTTTGGCCAcactttttattcaaattttcattccattcctttcCTACTCCATGCTGTTCCGCAAAATAAGGATGCCATAGTAGTTTGTTGaaataactaatttaatttcaTCATTTGTTTTGTAAGTCAATGACTCGATTTAATTTCCATGAGTTATACCTGCACTTAGAAAGTTCTGTAGGTTTTGTATTTCAGGAATCAAATATGCCTCACTTCTGGATCTTTAATCTGATCAATATGGTATTCTTCTAGGTCTTGAGAAGGTTCATCAAGGTTGATAATGAACTGCGTTCACCTGTGACAAAAGAGGAGCTTGTGGTTGAGGTGCAATTTAGCTTCTTTTCTATTGATTACTTGCTCCTTTGAAGCAACATGTTTTTGCAATTTGGGTTACTGGTAGTGGGTTCAAAGTTTGAAGGTCCATGCGTACAGCTTGTCTTTCAATTTAGGCTAAATTGCATTCCAAGCATTACAAGTGCCTGAAGTTTTGCTAAATGGCACTAACCTCTGAAGTTTTAATTGTAAGTATGTAGTCCTTTTCAATTTCAGCTTTTATAACATCCCTAATAAAGACCCAGACTATTCTTAATCATAATTTCAATGATGTAATTTTTAAACTTCAAGAGGTTAGTTCATTTCAGTGAGCTTCAAAGACTTGTGATATAATTTACCATTCAATTTACAAGGGAGTGGTCTGATCTTTGAGCTAGCCACATACGGTTGGATGGGGTTTAGACATTAGAGgcattgatttatgaaagttaaTTTTATTCATCCAATATCAGGTGGCAAGGCAGCTTTGCGTGCGGATTGAGCCTGAAAACCTGCACTTGCCCTCGCCATTGTCAGCTTTGGGAGAGTTCGAGGTTCCGCTTCGATTGCCCAAGTCCATTCCTTTGCCGGAGGGGAAGGTTCGATGGACCCTTAGCATTAAAATCAGGAGAAAATGACTTGAGTTTTAGGCTTCACAATTCGTGTCCAAGTGCAAACATTTTGATTTGCATATTTTGCCAGTGATGTCTCTTTCTGATTCTGAGTGAAGCCatgggaatttttttttgaaCATTCTTGTGATGCAGAGTTCGCTTGTAGAAAGAAATAGGCT
The Malania oleifera isolate guangnan ecotype guangnan chromosome 13, ASM2987363v1, whole genome shotgun sequence DNA segment above includes these coding regions:
- the LOC131146312 gene encoding uncharacterized protein LOC131146312 produces the protein MAHIQCGRNILRQIVKHRNLQDSDPILNPLLYAGQGVRYRKLEIILTTSIDKLGKAGETVKVAPGYFRNYLMPKLLAVPNINKFEYLIREQRKIYQPKEVEVVKKVVTEKEEDKMKQYETAARRLDDARLVLRRFIKVDNELRSPVTKEELVVEVARQLCVRIEPENLHLPSPLSALGEFEVPLRLPKSIPLPEGKVRWTLSIKIRRK